From Pedobacter indicus, a single genomic window includes:
- the lat gene encoding L-lysine 6-transaminase, with translation MYKLSVTPDQVQNALSRHILADGYDLTFDMARSHGVYIHDSKNDRELLDFFTCFASVPLGYNHPKMVNDAPFKESLLLAAMSNPSNSDVYTQEFAEFVKTFSRVGIPSFMPHAFFISGGALAVENALKTAMDWKVQKNFEKGYKEAKGFKVLHFKHAFHGRSGYTLSLTNTLPDKTKWFAQFNWPRVSSPEISFPLTEENLTNVKKSENATLAEIEDAFNENKDDICAILIEPIISEGGDKHFRKEFLEAIRQICDEKEALLIYDEVQTGVGLTGKFWCFEHFGPNARPDILAFGKKMQVCGILAGERIDEIKNNVFRVSSRINSTWGGNLADMVRSTKVLQIIEEDRLVENAERVGKYLLQKLSDLANHSELVSNVRGRGLLVSFDFPSKEIRDRFIQKALKENALFLGCGEKSIRFRPALIIQEKEIDLGIAIIRKVLVNLE, from the coding sequence ATGTACAAGCTCTCCGTAACACCCGATCAAGTTCAAAACGCATTATCCCGTCACATCTTAGCAGATGGCTATGATCTCACCTTCGATATGGCACGCAGCCATGGAGTCTATATCCATGATTCGAAAAACGACCGTGAACTGCTTGATTTCTTTACTTGCTTCGCATCTGTTCCTTTAGGATATAACCACCCTAAAATGGTAAATGATGCGCCTTTTAAAGAAAGTCTACTTCTGGCTGCTATGAGTAACCCTTCTAACTCCGACGTATACACACAAGAGTTTGCTGAATTTGTAAAAACGTTCTCTAGGGTGGGAATCCCGTCATTTATGCCCCATGCATTTTTTATTTCTGGAGGTGCGCTGGCCGTAGAAAATGCTCTCAAAACTGCGATGGACTGGAAAGTTCAAAAAAATTTTGAAAAAGGTTATAAAGAAGCGAAAGGTTTTAAAGTTCTCCACTTTAAACATGCCTTTCATGGGCGAAGTGGCTATACATTGAGCTTAACGAACACATTGCCAGACAAAACGAAGTGGTTCGCACAGTTTAATTGGCCGAGGGTTTCTTCTCCTGAAATTAGCTTCCCTCTCACTGAAGAGAATCTGACCAATGTAAAAAAATCAGAGAATGCCACATTGGCGGAAATTGAAGATGCATTCAACGAAAATAAAGATGATATTTGTGCAATTCTGATTGAACCCATTATTTCAGAAGGAGGCGACAAGCATTTCAGAAAAGAATTTCTTGAAGCAATCAGGCAGATTTGTGATGAGAAAGAAGCACTTTTGATTTATGATGAGGTACAAACTGGTGTCGGCCTAACAGGTAAGTTTTGGTGTTTTGAACACTTTGGCCCAAACGCACGACCAGACATATTGGCTTTTGGGAAAAAGATGCAGGTGTGCGGTATCTTAGCGGGAGAACGGATTGATGAAATTAAGAACAATGTATTTAGGGTATCTTCAAGGATTAATTCTACTTGGGGCGGGAACTTGGCTGACATGGTCAGATCAACAAAGGTCTTACAAATTATAGAAGAGGACCGACTTGTGGAAAACGCTGAGCGAGTAGGTAAATATTTACTACAAAAGCTTAGCGATTTGGCTAATCATTCAGAACTTGTTTCCAATGTGCGTGGCCGGGGACTATTAGTGTCATTTGATTTCCCATCAAAAGAAATTAGGGATAGGTTCATTCAAAAAGCACTGAAGGAAAATGCCTTATTCTTAGGGTGTGGTGAAAAATCAATTCGCTTTAGACCGGCACTTATTATTCAGGAAAAAGAGATTGACTTGGGAATAGCAATTATACGCAAAGTCTTGGTTAATCTTGAATGA